A genome region from Erythrolamprus reginae isolate rEryReg1 chromosome 4, rEryReg1.hap1, whole genome shotgun sequence includes the following:
- the LOC139166192 gene encoding sialidase-3-like yields MAEAPGDPAKTILFHRNREVTYRIPALIYRPAETTFLAFAEERSSPRDEHAKGLVMRRGMKEGLSVKWGPFTHLMTAGLPNHRTMNPCPLYDQKNDVIFLFFICVEDGISEQYQLRTGRNAARLGYISSQDGGRSWSSATDLTEQAAADDKAKKWATFAVGPGHGVQLRSGRLVVPAYAYHIHKSWFGYSFPWWIKPHCFSFYSDDGGRTWSRSELLKRLKTTECQMAEVTCQDNRQVLYCNARSLHRLRAEAFSADDGRQFPDPGLCQRLSELPFGCQGSVVSFFPSDLGPKPDPTSPRDAFPSTASLSWPRSWLMFSHPTSRKKRVDLGIYLNPSPVDQGEWTSPWILNKGPSGYSDLAVCDDGGPLAFGCLFECGESKEYEDIAFCLFSYEELLRKVKM; encoded by the exons ATGGCTGAGGCTCCGGGGGACCCTGCGAAAACGATCCTCTTCCACCGGAATAGGGAGGTCACTTACCGCATCCCGGCTCTGATCTACCGGCCCGCCGAGACCACCTTCCTGGCTTTTGCGGAGGAGCGCTCCTCGCCCCGGGACGAGCACGCCAAGGGCTTGGTGATGCGACGCGGGATGAAAGAAGGCCTGTCCGTTAAG TGGGGTCCTTTCACGCATTTGATGACCGCCGGGCTGCCCAACCACCGTACTATGAACCCGTGCCCGCTTTACGACCAGAAGAACGAcgtcatcttcctcttcttcatctgcGTCGAGGATGGCATTTCAGAGCAGTATCAGCTCCGGACGGGGAGAAACGCCGCCCGACTGGGTTACATCTCCagccaagatggcggccgcagcTGGAGCTCCGCGACCGACTTGACGGAGCAGGCGGCGGCTGACGACAAGGCCAAGAAGTGGGCGACCTTTGCGGTGGGGCCAGGCCACGGGGTGCAGCTCCGTTCGGGGCGCCTGGTGGTCCCAGCATACGCCTACCACATCCACAAATCCTGGTTTGGCTACTCCTTCCCGTGGTGGATCAAACCCCATTGCTTCAGCTTCTACAGCGACGACGGGGGCCGAACGTGGTCTCGGAGCGAGCTCCTCAAAAGATTGAAGACCACCGAGTGCCAGATGGCTGAGGTGACGtgccaggacaacaggcaggtgTTATATTGCAACGCCCGAAGTTTACACCGACTCCGAGCCGAGGCCTTTAGTGCGGACGACGGACGACAGTTTCCTGATCCCGGCCTTTGCCAACGGTTGTCTGAGCTGCCATTTGGGTGTCAAGGAAGCGTCGTCAGTTTCTTTCCCTCAGATCTAGGCCCAAAACCAGACCCAACATCTCCGAGGGATGCGTTTCCATCTACTGCATCACTCAGTTGGCCCAGATCCTGGTTGATGTTCTCCCATCCCACCAGCAGGAAGAAGCGGGTGGATCTGGGGATCTACCTGAATCCTTCCCCAGTGGACCAGGGCGAGTGGACGTCTCCTTGGATCTTAAATAAAGGACCCAGCGGCTACTCGGATCTGGCGGTTTGCGACGACGGGGGGCCCCTGGCGTTCGGTTGCTTGTTTGAGTGTGGGGAGTCCAAGGAATACGAGGACATCGCGTTCTGCCTCTTCTCCTACGAGGAGCTCCTGAGGAAGGTGAAAATGTGA
- the LOC139166193 gene encoding sialidase-3-like, with protein sequence METAVLPKYRTMNPCPVYDVKEGTIFLFFICVEANVSELYQIKTGRNAARLGYVFSKDGGHTWSPMTDLTEQVIGKDVKNWATFAVGPGHGVQLCSGRLVIPAYTYYIQTRLFGHPLCCYTKPHSFAFYSDDGGKSWQKGHLFQNPLGAVECQMAELVDRNNSPVLYCNARSRGRYRVEAFSRDGGHLFEAPFQSRMLQESSHGCQGSVVSFPSPRPVSESSLASSKASESWLAFSHPTHRTKWADLGIFLNPCPLEENSWKEPWILNSGPSGYSDLALCTGEDPVFFGCLFECGASRSYEEIAFQMFSGAKILKSQKAFSAEKN encoded by the coding sequence ATGGAGACGGCCGTGCTACCCAAATATCGCACCATGAATCCGTGTCCGGTGTACGACGTGAAGGAAGGCACAATTTTCTTGTTCTTCATCTGTGTGGAGGCCAATGTGTCGGAATTGTATCAGATCAAGACAGGGAGAAACGCCGCCAGGCTCGGTTACGTCTTCAGCAAAGATGGTGGACACACGTGGAGTCCAATGACAGATTTGACCGAACAGGTGATTGGAAAGGACGTGAAGAACTGGGCCACGTTTGCCGTGGGACCAGGCCACGGGGTGCAGCTTTGCTCCGGGCGGTTGGTCATCCCAGCCTACACTTACTACATCCAAACACGGCTGTTTGGACACCCGCTCTGCTGCTACACCAAACCTCACTCCTTCGCCTTCTACAGTGACGATGGCGGGAAGTCGTGGCAGAAAGGACACCTCTTCCAAAACCCGCTGGGGGCGGTGGAGTGCCAAATGGCCGAGTTGGTGGACCGGAATAACAGCCCCGTGTTATACTGTAATGCCCGCAGCCGTGGCAGATACCGAGTCGAAGCCTTCAGCAGAGATGGTGGGCACCTCTTCGAAGCCCCCTTCCAATCTCGGATGCTGCAGGAATCTTCTCATGGTTGTCAGGGTAGTGTGGTGAGTTTTCCTTCGCCGCGACCGGTGTCCGAGTCTTCCTTGGCTTCTTCAAAGGCCTCCGAATCGTGGCTGGCCTTCTCCCATCCCACCCACCGGACGAAGTGGGCGGATCTGGGCATCTTCTTGAACCCGTGTCCGTTGGAGGAAAATTCCTGGAAGGAGCCCTGGATCTTGAACTCGGGACCCAGTGGCTACTCAGACCTGGCTCTCTGCACAGGGGAAGATCCGGTCTTCTTTGGCTGCTTGTTCGAATGTGGAGCATCGAGGTCCTACGAAGAAATTGCCTTCCAGATGTTCAGTGGTGCAAAAATCCTAAAATCTCAGAAAGCCTTCTCTGCAGAAAAGAATTAA